Proteins co-encoded in one Prescottella sp. R16 genomic window:
- a CDS encoding UTP--glucose-1-phosphate uridylyltransferase, whose protein sequence is MTEAVTNDNRAFRTAVVPAAGMGTRFLPATKTVPKELLPVVDTPGIELVAGEAADSGANRLVIVTSPGKDGVVAHFVEDLVLESKLEASGKHHLLEKVRKAPGLLEVESVVQAEPLGLGHAVGCAEAVLGDDEDAIAVLLPDDLVMPRGVLETMARVRAKRGGTVLCAIDVPKEQVSAYGVFDVEDVPDATNPDVLKVTGMVEKPAMADAPSTFAAAGRYLLDRAIFDALRRIEPGAGGELQLTDAIALLIEEGHPVHVVVHRGSRHDLGNPGGYLRAAVDFALNSEEYGPSLREWLVDRLDESSAE, encoded by the coding sequence ATGACAGAAGCCGTCACCAATGACAACAGGGCCTTCCGGACGGCAGTGGTGCCCGCAGCAGGGATGGGAACCCGGTTCCTACCTGCAACGAAGACGGTTCCGAAGGAACTGCTCCCGGTGGTGGACACCCCCGGTATCGAACTGGTGGCGGGTGAGGCGGCCGATTCGGGGGCGAACCGTCTCGTCATCGTGACATCGCCGGGCAAGGACGGTGTCGTAGCTCACTTCGTCGAGGATCTGGTCCTCGAGAGCAAGCTCGAAGCCAGCGGCAAGCACCACCTGCTCGAGAAGGTCCGTAAGGCGCCGGGACTGCTCGAAGTCGAATCCGTCGTCCAGGCCGAGCCGCTCGGCCTCGGGCATGCCGTCGGCTGCGCGGAAGCGGTGCTCGGCGACGACGAGGACGCGATCGCCGTCCTGCTCCCGGACGATCTGGTGATGCCGCGCGGCGTGCTCGAGACGATGGCGCGGGTCCGCGCCAAGCGGGGCGGCACCGTGCTGTGCGCGATCGACGTCCCCAAGGAGCAGGTGAGCGCGTACGGCGTCTTCGATGTCGAGGACGTACCCGACGCCACCAACCCCGACGTACTCAAGGTCACCGGCATGGTCGAGAAGCCGGCGATGGCGGATGCGCCGTCGACGTTCGCGGCCGCCGGCCGGTATCTGCTCGACCGTGCGATCTTCGACGCGCTGCGCCGGATCGAACCCGGGGCCGGCGGGGAGCTGCAGCTCACCGACGCCATCGCCCTGCTGATCGAGGAGGGGCATCCGGTACACGTGGTGGTGCACCGCGGATCCCGACACGATCTGGGAAATCCCGGCGGCTACCTGCGCGCTGCGGTTGACTTTGCGTTGAACAG